AGATCATGTCAAAGCGCATGGGCCGGGAAGAGAGTGTATTCCGGTTACGCGGCTGCTCGGCGAACTGAATGCCCCTCGCCATCGGGCTTGAACCGGTGGCGCCCGCTGGCTCGATCGGTGAGAATGGTGTGGATCTGATAGGATGAGCCGCATGTCGGCGAATGCTTCAAGCATGTGCTGCAGGAACTCCCATGCTGTCTTCCTGTCTGCCTTGTCGACGAGCTGGGTGACGGCAAACTTGCTCGTGCGGTCGATGCCAACGAACAGAAATAGCTTGCCCTCAGCGGTCTGCACCTCGGCGATGTCGATGTGAAAGAAGCCGATGGGGTAGCGCTTGAACTTCTGGCGCTTCGGCTTGTCGCCCTCCACATCAGGCAACCGGGAAATGCATTCGCCATTGGGCTTGAACCAATGGCGCCGCAATGGCTCATCGCTGCAGGCACCGATGCAGCGCTGAGCGCGTCAGATGCGGGATGGATGGCTGCAGGGCATACAGGCAATCGTCCAACGGCATCAGCGTGTACCGCCGGAAAGCGACGATGGTCACCTCTTCGGCCTCGGTCAAGATCGTCGAACGCGGTTCTCTTGGCCCGGTCTTGAGATCCTCAACCGTATGGCGCTATCGCCATTTAGGCTCCAGACCCATTAAGTTTCACAGCCAGAACAAGACGGTTGCGGCGAGCATGATCGCTGAGAAGAACGTTTCCGGGCAGCGGTCATAACGGGTTGCGACGCGCCTCCAGTCCTTCAGACGTCCGAACATGATTTCGATGCGGTTACGCCTTTTGTAACGCCGCTTGTCGTATTTGACGACCTTCTTGCGGGACCTCCGTCCGGGGATGCAAACCTTTATCCCCTTGTCTTTCAAAGCGTCTCTGAACCAATCAGCGTCGTAGCCCCTGTCGGCCAGAAGCCACTCAGCCTTCGGCAGGCTGCCCAGCAGCGCCGCCGCGCCGGTGTAATCGCTAACCTGGCCGGCCGACATGAAGAACCCGATCGGCCGCCCCTTCGCATCGGCGACAGCGTGCAACTTGGTGTTCATACCGCCTTTGGTGCGCCCGATCTGGCGCCCGCGCCCCCCTTTTTCACCCCAAGGCTCGAGGCCGTGCGGTGTGCCTTGAGATAGGTCGCGTCATTCATGATCGTCTTGTGCTCGGCGCTCTCGGCGGCAAGGCCGACCATGATCCGGGCAAAAACCCCGTTATCG
Above is a genomic segment from Paracoccus aestuarii containing:
- a CDS encoding IS5-like element ISPaes2 family transposase (programmed frameshift), translated to MSNLYWLSDAQMERLKPFFPKSHGKPRVDDRRVLSGIIFINRNGLRWCDAPKEYGPAKTLYNRWKRWSDNGVFARIMVGLAAESAEHKTIMNDATYLKAHRTASSLGVKKGGRGRQIGRTKGGMNTKLHAVADAKGRPIGFFMSAGQVSDYTGAAALLGSLPKAEWLLADRGYDADWFRDALKDKGIKVCIPGRRSRKKVVKYDKRRYKRRNRIEIMFGRLKDWRRVATRYDRCPETFFSAIMLAATVLFWL